A single genomic interval of Dehalogenimonas sp. THU2 harbors:
- a CDS encoding hydrogenase small subunit: MNIKLNRRHFVELCAGSTAALGLSLIKLPEFETLFAQAIKEIPVIWIQGSGDNGCSVSVLNAIPPTIQDLLLTDVVPGSHVSMRFHPTIMASQGELAEKALHDTEALGGYVMVMEGGIPTKDGGIYSTLFETSNNEPIPLIDTVVRVGRGAIAAVAIGTCACSGGISRTPPNPGGVKGLSEVLKDAGVTTPVINIPGCPPHPDWFVLTVADLLTSGDPGSIEVDKDLRPLKFYGKLIHDQCPRRGNFAAGQFAKKYGDPECMYELGCKGPVTHADCNDRLWNNKTKWCVEAGTICIGCAELDFPIFKNAVGDLNALHLPVDMTKSLDKTALGIAGAVGVGTVAFAAARALSKDKSGSGH, encoded by the coding sequence ATGAATATCAAACTGAACAGACGGCATTTTGTGGAGTTATGCGCCGGTTCCACAGCGGCGCTGGGGCTATCCCTGATAAAACTCCCGGAGTTCGAGACCCTATTCGCCCAGGCGATCAAAGAAATCCCGGTCATCTGGATCCAGGGTTCAGGTGATAACGGCTGCAGCGTCTCAGTGCTGAACGCCATTCCACCCACCATCCAGGATCTTCTCCTGACCGATGTGGTTCCCGGCAGCCATGTCAGTATGCGCTTCCACCCGACCATCATGGCCTCGCAGGGAGAACTTGCCGAGAAAGCGCTGCATGATACCGAAGCCTTAGGCGGCTATGTCATGGTAATGGAGGGTGGTATCCCTACCAAAGACGGCGGTATCTACAGTACCCTGTTCGAAACCAGCAACAATGAACCCATACCTTTGATCGATACAGTTGTCCGCGTCGGTCGCGGAGCTATCGCCGCCGTGGCCATCGGTACCTGCGCCTGCTCCGGCGGTATTTCCCGCACACCACCAAACCCGGGTGGTGTCAAAGGACTATCCGAAGTCTTGAAAGACGCCGGTGTCACCACCCCCGTTATCAATATCCCAGGCTGCCCGCCCCACCCCGACTGGTTCGTCCTCACCGTCGCCGACCTTCTGACTTCCGGTGATCCCGGATCGATCGAGGTTGACAAAGATCTAAGACCTTTGAAATTTTACGGCAAACTGATCCACGACCAATGCCCGCGCCGCGGCAACTTCGCCGCCGGGCAATTCGCCAAGAAATACGGCGATCCAGAATGCATGTATGAATTGGGCTGCAAAGGCCCGGTCACCCACGCCGATTGCAACGACCGGCTGTGGAACAATAAGACCAAGTGGTGTGTCGAGGCAGGCACCATCTGCATCGGCTGCGCCGAATTGGATTTCCCGATCTTCAAAAACGCCGTCGGCGACCTCAACGCATTGCACCTGCCGGTAGATATGACCAAATCATTGGATAAAACGGCGCTTGGCATAGCCGGGGCTGTCGGTGTCGGAACGGTAGCGTTTGCCGCCGCCCGCGCCCTATCCAAAGATAAATCCGGTTCCGGGCATTAA
- a CDS encoding heavy metal translocating P-type ATPase: protein MTGDKKKTSLTLFIGGMTCAACVRHVEGALKTVTGVGAVTVNLATGKASVEYDPSLAGLADLKKAVEDMGYSAVYDTASLSVTGMTCASCVKNIERAIQSMPGVHSIVVNLSAGSARIEYAPAVTPLHDIIETVRELGYGAVEKIEGQAALDREQDAREEEIKRQKRNLIISWSLGLIVMLGMFQPYWILSSFVPEWMNNKVFLFLMTTPIVFGPGRQFFINSWNGLKRGLTDMNLLYATGIGAAYLIAVINTFFPEAGFGGSEATFYEAAALLTAFIILGRYLEAVTRGRTSESIRRLMKLQPKMARVIRDGVEIEIPAEAVEVNEIIAVRPGEAVPVDGKIIDGYSAVDQSMITGESLPVEKQTGDEVIGGTLNKTGAFRFKATRVGKDTALAQIIKLVEDAQTTRAPIQKLADRVAGHFILGVHIIALLVFVFWFFIGYDAWFTPETRLILTPYTLHGLGVFGFALLTSVTVLVISCPCALGLATPSAVMAGSGKGAEYGILFKGADAMEATARIQAIIFDKTGTLTRGQPSVTDVIAVEPFSRDEVLKLAAVAEKHSEHSLGEAIVRAHREKSGEPADASSFRAVPGHGVIAVFDNKEIQLGNRKLMAESAVGLEALTTDAERLETEGKTVMFVAIGGKPAGIVAVADTLKETSALAVTELKRLGIQVLMITGDNRRTAEAIARQVGIDRVLSEVLPEDKAGEVRKLQAEGLKVAMVGDGINDAPALAQADVGIAIGSGTDVAKETGHVILVKDDILDVVAALQVGRQTLGLIKQNLFWAFGYNTLAIPVGMGLLYPFTGQMVSPELAALLMATSSLSVTLNTLRMRGFVPGVRRAATMQGGT from the coding sequence ATGACCGGTGACAAGAAAAAAACCTCACTAACATTATTCATCGGCGGTATGACATGCGCGGCGTGCGTTCGCCATGTCGAAGGGGCGCTTAAGACTGTGACCGGGGTCGGCGCGGTTACCGTCAACCTGGCTACGGGCAAGGCGTCGGTCGAGTACGACCCCTCTCTGGCCGGACTCGCCGACCTCAAAAAAGCGGTCGAAGATATGGGTTATTCCGCTGTTTATGACACCGCCAGTCTATCCGTCACCGGTATGACCTGTGCTTCCTGTGTTAAAAACATCGAACGGGCTATTCAGTCCATGCCGGGCGTCCACAGTATAGTGGTCAATCTTTCCGCCGGGAGCGCTCGCATCGAATATGCCCCGGCGGTGACACCGCTCCACGACATCATCGAAACGGTCAGGGAACTGGGTTACGGCGCTGTCGAGAAGATCGAAGGTCAGGCAGCGCTGGACCGGGAGCAGGACGCCCGCGAGGAGGAGATAAAACGCCAGAAACGTAACCTCATTATATCGTGGTCGCTGGGATTGATCGTCATGCTAGGCATGTTCCAGCCATACTGGATACTCTCCTCATTCGTTCCGGAGTGGATGAACAACAAGGTCTTCCTGTTCCTGATGACCACGCCCATCGTTTTCGGTCCGGGACGGCAGTTCTTCATCAATTCTTGGAACGGCCTAAAGCGCGGCCTGACCGATATGAACCTGCTTTATGCCACCGGTATCGGCGCGGCGTACCTCATCGCGGTAATCAACACCTTTTTCCCCGAGGCCGGCTTCGGCGGATCGGAAGCTACTTTTTACGAGGCCGCGGCTCTACTGACCGCTTTCATCATCCTGGGCCGCTACTTGGAGGCGGTCACCCGCGGACGCACCTCCGAGTCCATCCGGCGCTTGATGAAATTACAACCCAAGATGGCCCGTGTCATCCGCGACGGCGTCGAGATTGAGATCCCCGCCGAGGCCGTCGAAGTAAATGAAATAATCGCCGTACGTCCCGGCGAAGCGGTCCCGGTCGATGGAAAGATCATCGACGGCTACTCGGCGGTGGACCAATCGATGATCACCGGAGAGAGCCTACCCGTAGAGAAACAGACAGGTGACGAGGTCATCGGCGGGACGCTTAACAAAACCGGCGCCTTCCGCTTCAAGGCGACGCGGGTGGGCAAGGACACGGCGCTGGCACAGATAATCAAACTCGTCGAAGACGCCCAGACCACTCGCGCCCCCATCCAGAAACTAGCGGACCGGGTGGCCGGCCATTTCATCCTGGGCGTGCACATCATCGCCCTCCTGGTCTTCGTCTTCTGGTTCTTCATCGGCTACGACGCCTGGTTCACCCCGGAGACCCGGCTGATCCTGACCCCGTACACCTTGCACGGGCTGGGCGTTTTCGGTTTCGCCCTGCTGACCTCAGTGACGGTGCTGGTCATCTCCTGTCCCTGCGCCTTGGGATTGGCCACGCCTTCCGCGGTCATGGCGGGCAGCGGCAAGGGGGCAGAATACGGCATCTTGTTCAAGGGAGCGGATGCCATGGAAGCCACTGCTCGCATCCAAGCCATCATCTTTGATAAGACGGGCACCCTGACCCGCGGCCAGCCCTCGGTGACCGATGTCATCGCCGTCGAACCCTTCAGCCGTGATGAAGTGCTGAAACTTGCCGCCGTAGCTGAGAAACACTCGGAGCACTCGCTGGGCGAGGCTATTGTCCGGGCACATCGCGAAAAATCAGGCGAGCCTGCCGACGCTTCGAGTTTCCGTGCCGTACCCGGTCATGGGGTGATCGCAGTATTCGACAATAAGGAGATACAACTGGGCAACCGCAAGCTGATGGCTGAGAGCGCCGTCGGCCTGGAAGCCCTGACTACCGACGCCGAGCGCCTGGAGACTGAAGGCAAGACGGTCATGTTTGTCGCCATCGGCGGCAAACCCGCCGGCATCGTGGCTGTAGCCGATACCCTCAAGGAGACATCGGCCCTTGCCGTCACCGAGCTTAAACGTCTGGGCATCCAAGTACTCATGATCACCGGCGACAACCGCCGCACCGCTGAGGCCATCGCCCGGCAGGTCGGCATCGACCGGGTACTTTCTGAGGTGCTGCCGGAAGACAAGGCAGGAGAGGTCAGAAAGCTCCAGGCTGAAGGCCTCAAAGTGGCGATGGTCGGCGACGGGATCAACGACGCCCCGGCGCTGGCGCAGGCGGATGTCGGAATTGCTATAGGTTCTGGCACCGATGTCGCCAAGGAGACGGGGCACGTCATCCTGGTCAAGGACGACATCCTGGACGTGGTGGCCGCCCTCCAAGTTGGGCGGCAGACGCTCGGTCTCATCAAGCAGAACTTGTTCTGGGCCTTCGGCTATAACACGCTGGCTATACCGGTCGGCATGGGGCTGCTGTATCCCTTTACCGGCCAGATGGTCTCCCCAGAACTGGCGGCGCTCCTGATGGCCACCAGTTCCCTGTCGGTGACCTTGAACACCCTCCGAATGCGTGGCTTCGTGCCCGGCGTCCGCCGCGCCGCAACCATGCAAGGAGGCACATGA
- a CDS encoding type II glyceraldehyde-3-phosphate dehydrogenase: protein MSKIRVGINGYGVIGKRVADAVTLQDDMEVAGVTAVNADYRIRVAAERTYPIFAAVPEKLPMMREAGIPVEGTLADLLKRVDVMIDCTPKGVGAMHKEAYETAGIKAIFQGAERHELTGVSFVAQVNYAEALNKQFARVVSCNTTALCRIMNAFNKRKWIKRARAVILRRGTDPWESHRDGMINTVIPETKVPSHQGPDATTVIKGLDLTTMAGAGPYNLSHIHYAMVETTRKVSLTELRHALWEEPRLAFVRSSDGLVALNSVIELMRDLGRPRNDMWEVGIWEDALAADDRELYLVFQVHNEAITIPENIDAIRALTGIETDAVKSMAKTDKAMGVLKTFLPATIPEAATHAAMGAALKAERAEFQEEGYKGAEEPF, encoded by the coding sequence ATGAGCAAGATTCGAGTCGGCATCAACGGTTACGGCGTCATTGGCAAAAGGGTGGCGGATGCTGTAACCCTTCAGGATGACATGGAGGTAGCCGGCGTCACCGCCGTCAACGCTGATTACCGTATCCGGGTTGCCGCGGAGCGGACATACCCCATCTTTGCCGCTGTACCGGAAAAACTCCCGATGATGCGTGAAGCCGGCATACCCGTCGAAGGTACTCTGGCCGACCTCTTAAAACGAGTGGACGTGATGATTGACTGCACACCGAAGGGCGTGGGGGCGATGCACAAAGAAGCCTATGAAACCGCCGGCATCAAAGCCATCTTCCAGGGGGCCGAACGGCATGAGCTAACCGGTGTTTCGTTCGTCGCTCAGGTCAACTACGCTGAGGCGTTAAACAAGCAGTTCGCCCGTGTCGTTTCCTGCAACACTACTGCCCTCTGCCGTATCATGAACGCGTTCAACAAGCGGAAATGGATTAAGCGTGCCCGCGCCGTCATCCTTCGCCGTGGTACGGACCCCTGGGAAAGCCACCGGGACGGTATGATCAATACTGTCATTCCGGAAACAAAGGTGCCCAGCCACCAGGGGCCGGACGCCACTACCGTCATCAAGGGTCTGGACCTGACCACCATGGCCGGCGCCGGGCCTTATAATTTGAGCCACATCCACTACGCCATGGTGGAGACCACCCGGAAGGTGAGTCTTACCGAACTCCGCCATGCCTTGTGGGAGGAACCGCGCCTGGCTTTCGTCCGTTCCAGTGACGGCCTTGTAGCCCTCAATTCGGTTATCGAGCTGATGCGTGACCTCGGCCGTCCGCGCAACGACATGTGGGAAGTCGGCATCTGGGAGGACGCACTGGCCGCTGACGACCGCGAACTGTACCTAGTTTTCCAAGTGCACAACGAGGCCATCACCATCCCGGAAAACATCGACGCAATCCGAGCCCTGACCGGCATAGAGACCGACGCCGTTAAGTCCATGGCTAAAACCGACAAAGCTATGGGTGTGCTCAAAACCTTCCTGCCTGCCACGATACCTGAGGCTGCGACTCATGCCGCCATGGGCGCGGCTCTCAAGGCTGAACGGGCGGAATTCCAGGAAGAGGGCTACAAAGGTGCTGAAGAGCCGTTCTAG
- a CDS encoding HAD-IB family phosphatase: MKTKTLLQCDFDGTITEGDISFLILENYARGDWQAILRDYQEGRIPVGDFNSRAFALVKEDRKTLEKLVHQEGRLRPGLHELVEYCREHDIIMTVVSNGLDFYIKALLGHNGYGHLDIIAARTVFTSDGMDARYFDHHGRELLHEFKACYTQQFIDQGFRVLYAGNGPSDIPASRLAQHTFATESLLEHYRRENLPHTPFTDLHDIVAGLKELD; encoded by the coding sequence TTGAAGACCAAAACGCTGTTGCAATGTGATTTTGATGGCACCATCACAGAGGGTGACATCAGTTTTCTTATCCTGGAAAATTACGCCCGGGGTGACTGGCAGGCCATCCTCCGTGATTACCAGGAGGGCAGAATACCGGTCGGTGATTTCAACAGCCGCGCTTTCGCCCTGGTCAAAGAGGACCGGAAAACGCTGGAGAAGCTGGTACATCAAGAAGGCCGCCTCCGGCCGGGTCTGCATGAACTGGTGGAGTACTGCCGGGAACATGACATAATCATGACCGTGGTTTCCAATGGTCTGGACTTTTACATCAAGGCGTTACTGGGTCACAACGGTTATGGGCATCTTGATATCATTGCCGCCAGAACGGTGTTCACTTCTGACGGGATGGATGCCCGCTACTTCGATCATCACGGGCGGGAACTGCTGCATGAATTCAAGGCCTGTTACACGCAGCAGTTCATCGACCAGGGGTTCCGGGTGCTCTATGCTGGTAACGGCCCCTCGGATATCCCGGCCTCCAGGCTGGCCCAACATACCTTCGCCACCGAGTCCTTACTGGAACACTACCGTCGAGAAAATCTGCCGCATACACCGTTCACCGATCTGCACGACATCGTCGCCGGATTGAAGGAACTGGACTAA
- a CDS encoding zinc-ribbon domain-containing protein, whose product MIDNEPLTSAIFSDMVFLFGNKHYGEHLGYIVTRCPDCRDDRIFSVDQRREKLTVYFVPTVQYRAKQYMTCQGCGKSLEIADKLKEEIAGRLMTETELKKVLGEIAGEHRSLMAVCQACSQPVERGMRFCPSCGHPLS is encoded by the coding sequence ATGATTGACAACGAACCGCTCACTTCTGCTATATTCAGTGATATGGTTTTTTTATTCGGCAATAAGCACTACGGCGAACACCTGGGATACATTGTTACCCGGTGCCCGGATTGCCGGGATGACCGGATTTTCAGCGTGGATCAGCGCCGGGAAAAGCTTACCGTCTATTTTGTGCCCACCGTGCAGTATCGCGCCAAACAATACATGACCTGCCAGGGCTGCGGTAAGAGCCTTGAAATAGCCGATAAGCTCAAAGAGGAGATCGCCGGGCGGCTCATGACGGAAACAGAACTTAAAAAAGTGCTGGGTGAGATCGCCGGTGAGCACCGTTCGTTGATGGCGGTCTGCCAGGCCTGCTCGCAACCGGTGGAACGCGGCATGCGGTTTTGCCCCTCCTGCGGCCACCCGTTATCGTAG
- a CDS encoding 4Fe-4S dicluster domain-containing protein, translating into MPIGILVDTTKCTGCRGCQVACKQWNLLPGVQTKYSPTLTNPIETNAYTFNHVEFFEIEEAGKLHFVSVHKRCFHCSSPACVSVCPVGALQKLENGAVVWEEGRCIGCRYCQNACPFDIPKFTWYDQEGKSDPWPKIQKCTFCWDRVKDGMIPACAKTCPPDAIEFGERADLIALAHSRISANPTRYNSHIYGEFEAGGTSVVYINAVEPEKLGFPEVEEEFYPEFTHEFLSKIPFEVATLAAVLGGIYAFRVSRTAKNGTAAKH; encoded by the coding sequence ATGCCGATCGGAATACTGGTGGATACAACCAAGTGCACAGGGTGCCGCGGTTGCCAGGTAGCCTGCAAACAATGGAACCTTTTGCCGGGAGTTCAGACCAAGTACAGCCCCACTCTCACCAACCCCATCGAAACCAACGCTTACACCTTCAACCACGTCGAATTCTTCGAAATCGAAGAGGCCGGCAAACTTCATTTCGTATCGGTGCACAAACGATGTTTCCACTGTTCCAGTCCGGCTTGTGTCTCGGTTTGTCCTGTTGGAGCACTTCAGAAACTGGAAAACGGCGCCGTAGTTTGGGAAGAAGGCCGCTGCATCGGTTGCCGCTATTGCCAGAATGCCTGTCCGTTCGACATTCCAAAGTTCACCTGGTACGACCAGGAAGGTAAATCCGACCCCTGGCCCAAGATTCAGAAATGCACTTTTTGCTGGGACAGGGTCAAGGACGGCATGATTCCGGCTTGTGCCAAGACCTGTCCGCCTGACGCCATCGAGTTCGGCGAAAGAGCCGACCTGATTGCCCTGGCTCACAGCCGCATATCCGCCAACCCCACCCGATACAACAGTCATATCTACGGCGAATTCGAAGCCGGCGGAACATCAGTGGTGTATATCAACGCGGTTGAACCCGAAAAGCTCGGTTTCCCCGAAGTGGAAGAGGAATTCTACCCGGAATTCACCCACGAATTCCTGTCCAAGATTCCCTTCGAAGTGGCGACATTGGCAGCCGTATTGGGCGGTATCTACGCTTTCCGCGTCAGCCGCACCGCCAAAAACGGCACGGCAGCGAAGCATTAA
- a CDS encoding response regulator transcription factor — MSKNIRILIVDDHAIVRSGVLSILSGEEDIRVVGEASDGHEAIAKAEALQPDVILLDILMPRCSGLEALPFIKEKAPDARMLMLTISTDEKDLFTALKYGAQGYLLKGSGIGEVVSAVRRVATGEVILSPQMACSLVTEFRQRQTNKEELDLSPREMEVLKLVGDGLTNGEIAEKLFLGESTVRTYLSRLLDKLHLRNRAAAVAYATRHGLCRE; from the coding sequence ATGTCCAAAAATATCCGTATCCTCATCGTCGACGATCATGCCATCGTGCGGAGCGGCGTGCTTTCCATCCTTTCGGGTGAAGAAGACATCCGAGTCGTCGGTGAAGCCAGCGACGGCCACGAGGCTATAGCCAAAGCAGAAGCCTTACAACCGGACGTGATTCTTCTGGATATTTTGATGCCACGGTGTAGTGGATTGGAAGCGCTGCCTTTCATCAAGGAAAAAGCCCCAGACGCCAGAATGCTGATGCTGACCATCTCTACTGATGAAAAGGATCTTTTCACTGCGCTTAAATACGGCGCCCAGGGCTATCTCCTCAAAGGCTCCGGCATCGGCGAGGTGGTTTCCGCCGTCCGCCGCGTGGCTACCGGCGAGGTCATTCTCTCCCCGCAGATGGCCTGCAGCCTGGTAACCGAGTTCAGGCAGCGACAGACCAACAAAGAAGAACTCGATCTTTCGCCGCGGGAGATGGAAGTCCTGAAACTGGTGGGCGACGGCCTGACTAACGGCGAAATAGCCGAGAAACTATTTCTGGGCGAGAGCACAGTTCGTACCTACCTTTCCCGGCTCCTGGATAAGCTGCACCTCCGCAACCGCGCTGCCGCTGTTGCTTATGCGACGCGGCATGGGTTATGCAGAGAGTAG
- a CDS encoding sensor histidine kinase, with translation MHVSAPVIQARRFGGRLKLYLNVYRVLALALAVSQLSAFDLAPPLSAVVIAGAAIGYTAFKFFTPASPRNATTGQLFLALDIIFAGWLVWMTGGINSPFLLYTLAPVLSASLFYSSYVAMSVAVVSNLNILLAQLVNPLFNLVPGLPELSYFLIYIVAVSLSASLPYLVNINLRQRMQGEFIIEERQRLSREIHDGTVQTLSALSWQGQIIDRELKRRGIEMPEVDKLLHLVEGARTEALESLELLRRYSGCGQMIGHLKTYLQRLKQDTGIDYSLDLPVEEPQLPPYVELQLFRICQEALNNIRKHADANNISLAMVRLDGHLSVTIEDDGHGFDVTKHNRGMLSAGHGLNVMKERAESAGGNFRVVSFVGRGTTIKMDIPIDRR, from the coding sequence ATGCACGTTTCCGCTCCGGTGATCCAGGCCAGACGTTTCGGGGGAAGGCTCAAGCTTTACCTCAACGTCTATCGGGTACTTGCGCTTGCCCTGGCTGTGAGCCAGTTAAGCGCCTTCGACCTGGCGCCACCGCTTTCCGCTGTCGTCATCGCCGGCGCCGCCATCGGTTATACAGCCTTCAAGTTTTTCACTCCTGCATCTCCCCGCAACGCCACCACCGGTCAACTCTTTTTGGCATTGGACATTATTTTTGCCGGATGGCTGGTATGGATGACTGGCGGAATCAACAGTCCCTTTTTGCTGTACACCCTGGCACCGGTGCTGTCGGCCTCTCTGTTCTATAGTTCTTATGTCGCCATGAGCGTGGCTGTGGTTTCCAATTTGAACATCCTTCTGGCACAATTGGTGAATCCTCTTTTCAATTTGGTGCCCGGACTTCCGGAACTGAGTTATTTCCTGATCTATATCGTAGCGGTCAGCCTTTCCGCCTCCCTACCCTACCTGGTCAATATCAACCTCCGCCAACGGATGCAAGGTGAATTCATTATCGAGGAAAGGCAGAGGTTGTCCCGTGAAATCCATGACGGTACGGTACAGACTCTCTCTGCGCTGTCGTGGCAGGGCCAGATCATCGACCGGGAACTCAAACGCCGGGGTATCGAAATGCCGGAGGTCGATAAACTTTTACACCTGGTCGAGGGGGCGCGTACGGAAGCTTTGGAATCTCTGGAACTGCTACGGCGGTACTCCGGCTGCGGTCAGATGATTGGTCATCTCAAGACTTATCTTCAACGGCTGAAACAGGATACCGGCATCGACTACTCCCTCGATCTGCCTGTAGAGGAACCGCAACTCCCTCCCTATGTCGAATTGCAGCTTTTTCGAATCTGTCAGGAAGCGCTGAACAATATACGTAAGCACGCCGACGCGAATAACATATCACTTGCAATGGTTCGTTTGGATGGGCACTTGTCGGTAACCATCGAAGACGACGGGCACGGTTTCGACGTCACCAAACACAATCGGGGTATGCTCTCCGCCGGTCACGGTCTGAACGTTATGAAAGAGCGAGCAGAGTCAGCGGGTGGCAATTTCAGGGTGGTCAGTTTCGTCGGCCGGGGCACCACTATCAAGATGGATATTCCAATTGACAGGAGATAG
- a CDS encoding DUF2200 domain-containing protein, with amino-acid sequence MKKHPIYTMSFARVYPLYITKVGKKGRTKAEVDEIIRWLTGYNQEELEAQLEKQTDFETFFAQAPQLNPSRSLIKGLICGIRVEDIQEPIMREIRYMDKLIDELARGKAMEKILRK; translated from the coding sequence ATGAAAAAACATCCCATCTATACAATGAGCTTCGCAAGAGTGTATCCCCTTTACATCACCAAGGTTGGGAAAAAAGGACGCACTAAAGCAGAGGTCGATGAAATCATTCGCTGGTTGACGGGATATAATCAGGAAGAACTGGAAGCGCAATTGGAAAAGCAGACAGACTTTGAAACCTTCTTTGCGCAAGCCCCCCAACTGAATCCTTCGCGGTCTTTGATCAAGGGTTTGATCTGCGGCATCCGGGTGGAGGACATACAAGAACCGATTATGCGGGAGATTCGCTACATGGATAAGCTGATCGATGAATTAGCCAGGGGAAAAGCCATGGAAAAGATTCTGCGAAAATAG
- a CDS encoding YggS family pyridoxal phosphate-dependent enzyme, protein MYPYIHDNVRRILKEIPPEVSIVAAAKTRTHDEIMAAVEAGIQRIGENYIQEAATAYDAIGGCVKWHFIGHLQLNKVKKAVEIFDLIETVDSLELAEVIDRQAAVSNKIMPVLIEVNIGRETQKNGVMPEALSELAEAIDTLPNLQLRGLMTMGPYVPAEQLRPYFAETRRLFDQMQQAKLVRTDIRYLSMGMSDSYRVAIEEGANLVRLGTAIFGPRR, encoded by the coding sequence ATGTACCCGTATATCCATGATAACGTTCGCCGGATACTCAAGGAGATCCCTCCTGAGGTCAGCATCGTGGCCGCGGCCAAGACCAGGACACACGATGAGATCATGGCGGCTGTGGAAGCCGGAATTCAACGCATCGGGGAGAATTATATTCAGGAAGCGGCGACGGCTTATGACGCCATCGGCGGATGCGTAAAATGGCACTTTATTGGCCACCTGCAGCTCAACAAGGTGAAGAAGGCGGTCGAAATATTTGATCTCATCGAGACGGTGGACAGTCTGGAATTGGCCGAGGTCATCGACCGGCAGGCGGCAGTGTCGAATAAAATCATGCCGGTGCTGATCGAGGTCAATATCGGACGTGAAACTCAGAAGAATGGAGTGATGCCGGAAGCTCTTTCTGAACTGGCAGAAGCGATCGATACCCTGCCGAACCTGCAACTCCGAGGGTTGATGACCATGGGGCCCTATGTCCCGGCGGAACAACTGCGGCCGTATTTTGCCGAAACCCGCCGCCTTTTTGATCAAATGCAACAGGCAAAACTCGTACGGACTGATATCCGCTACCTGTCGATGGGCATGAGCGATTCGTATCGTGTCGCTATCGAAGAGGGAGCTAACCTGGTGCGCCTGGGTACCGCGATTTTCGGGCCGAGGCGTTAG
- the def gene encoding peptide deformylase has translation MAVRTLHKHPDQVLRQKAKKVPVVDKSIKTLIDDMVETMIVCNGCGLAAPQVGVSLRCIVIGMPDEEPFAIINPEIVKRVGEREVEEGCLSVPDLMGDVKRSMSVIVKGLDRYGKPMRVKGKALLGQALEHEIDHLNGVLFIDRVESPSKLHKKEQPINSVEVDARDLIKTENEKDLTAI, from the coding sequence ATGGCTGTAAGGACGCTTCATAAACATCCGGATCAGGTGCTGCGGCAGAAAGCCAAAAAAGTGCCCGTCGTGGATAAGAGCATAAAGACGCTTATCGACGATATGGTAGAAACCATGATCGTCTGCAACGGCTGCGGTTTGGCCGCACCTCAAGTGGGAGTATCGTTACGCTGTATCGTCATCGGCATGCCTGATGAAGAACCATTCGCCATCATCAATCCGGAGATCGTCAAACGGGTCGGGGAGCGTGAAGTCGAAGAAGGTTGCCTGAGCGTGCCTGATCTCATGGGTGATGTCAAACGATCGATGTCGGTCATCGTCAAAGGCCTGGACAGGTACGGCAAGCCGATGCGCGTCAAAGGCAAGGCACTGCTGGGGCAAGCCCTGGAACATGAGATAGATCATCTCAACGGCGTGCTGTTCATCGATAGGGTGGAATCCCCGTCCAAACTCCACAAGAAGGAGCAACCCATCAATTCCGTGGAAGTGGATGCCCGGGATCTGATCAAGACTGAGAACGAGAAGGATCTGACCGCAATTTGA